The region GGTGGGTGGGTCTGGGTGGGAGTGGGAGCTCTAGAGCAGGGAGACAGGGTGGAGCTGGGGGCGAGTGGGAGAGGCCAGGGACCTaaggtgggggaaatgctaacatctaCCACCTTGGATGTCAGGATTATTCTCAAATATGTGCCAAGAACCTTCAAGACCCaagaacagcagcaacaacaacaacaagaattgggtagcattttttatttttgtcctagagcttgaactcagggcctgggtgctctccctgagcttgtttgctctaagctagtgctctatcactttgagtcacagtgccactttcagtcttCCGGTGGGTAACTGGAAATTAGTCTCACAGTTattcctgcccatgctgactttgagccatgatcctcacatctcagcctccttagtagctaggattccagatgttaGCCTTTACCTGGCAGAATTTGGTAGGAGTAGGGAAACAGATTCTGACAGTTCCATGAAGGTATTTATTAAAGCATCTTCATGTGTTCCATTAGCAAACACTGGAAGGAATCTTCCCTTGGAAAGATTTCCTGAGCTCAATGGCAGCCTTTGGCATCCCATATCCAATGGATTACatgatttataaataaatgttcatagctctacttcagggACACACTTCTTCTCACTGCATTCTCTAAAGGCATGTGTGTATATTAAGAGTTCCAAAAGAGTTCTCATGGAAAACATGAGGTTCTTGATATCAGACAGTAAGCTAATATTGTAGGCTGATCAatttcagcaaaaagctaggctggaggcacaacttaagggTAGACTgtcaactctaccacttaaaatcTGGCAAAAGGATACAGTAAAAACTGCGTGTGGAGATGCATGCCCCAGAGAGTCCTTCCAGCGATAGTTCTTTGGGCACTGGGGGCATTGCAAGGGCCTCTCCCCGCTGTGCAGGCGCAGGTGCTCCTGGAGGTGGCACCACAGGGCGAAGGCGAGGCTGCACTCACTGCAGGGGAAGCGCCTGGGGTCTCTGTGCTTGCGCTGGTGGATGTGCAGCTGGGTCCGCAGGCTGAAGCGTGCTTCGCACTGGGCACAGTAGAAGGGCAGCAAGTCCTTGGGCTGTTGCCCGGCACACCCCAAGTGAGGGGAGCACATGCTGAAGGAGACATTCCTTGGCAACCCACTAGAGGGTGCCCCGGCAAGGTCGGCTTGACTGTCGGGTTTCCTTCCAGCCCAACTTGCTGGGTCCTTGGAGTGGCTCATCAGGTGTGTCCCCAAATGGTTCTTCTTGCCAAAGCTCTTTCCACACACCGGGTGAGGACTCGGTAGACCCTGCCAAGAGAGGAGACCCAGGGCTCTGTGACTTGAAATTCCCACTTCTGCCACAGACACGCTACAACTGTGGGCCGTTGCACCTGGCACCAGGGTGTCAGGTCTCTGTGGGGTCACGAGGCTGAGGAAGGAAACGTCTTTCCTTCCTCCTAAGAAGggtccagagggctgggaatattgactagtggcaagagtgcttgcctcgtatacatgaggccctaggttcgattcctcagcaccaaatatacagaaaacagccagacgtggtgctgtggctcaagtggcagagtgctagccttgagcaaaaaagaagccagggacagtgctcaggccctgagttgacggcctaggactggccaaaaaaaaaaaaaagaatggtccaGAGGAACCATGGCCCTGCAAAGGATctaatggaaaataacatttaagtCTCTCTGGGTTTGTAGAATACTTTGAGCTTGCTGGATTCTTGAAATCAAAAGTGAACCATTTATCTCCCAGTTTATAGCCTGACTAAAGGGAACCCCATattaggtacacacacacttactgtcCCAAAGTATGGTGAGCATAAGTTTCTAACACAACACTCGTAAGTACCACAGCGATATGTCATCTCTGTATTTTTCTGTCCCTAACACCAGGCAGCAAGAACTGGCTTTATTCTTTTAATAGAATCTAGGTAAAGGAGAGCCATTTGGTGCCAGGAGAAGGGCAACAAAAACACAACTACATATCCAGAAGATTGGGGACCTCTTGGTGCAGCAGGTGGTCACTGTCAACACGTGACAGGGCGTGGTCTGTGCTGTTGTGGGTGAGTTCATGGCTGGGATGGGTACTGTCTGGCTTGGTGGACACAGCCAGCTCTGGGAACCTCCACCCTGTCTCCATTCTTTCTAATCAGGAAGAGACCATGGCTCCAGCTCATCAGGACCCCACCATTCTGAACCCCTTCCTTCCAACCCACACTTCCCATCTTAGGGACAGGTGTAGACCAAAGATGTCCCCATCATACCAAGGCAGTGTATTTTTTTGGCTGTTTGGTTTTGATTTCGGGATGCTAGTAGCTGTCTGTGATGGTTGAAAGTATGTTCCATGGGTGTGGTCACCTCAACCCTCAGTGTGGCACTCTCATTTAAGGTCGCATCAGTGCCCAAAGCATCCTAGATCAGCCAGTTGGGATTACTTGGGAGGCTTGGGATTTGGCACAGGGTGGATCAGGACACATTCCGAGCATGGACAAGGCTCCAGTTCTATCCCCActaccttaaaaaaataataaattcatcaTTGCTATTTGGAAAAAAGAGAGAACGAGGAGGGTAAAGTTCACTGGAGGCCTGGGCATAAGAATCTtgtattcaaagccagtctgggacaGAGTGTGACCTTGTCTCAAACAACAAAGGATTCCAGTCTGGTGGCCCACACccctaagtttttttgttttttttttggccagtcctgggccttggactcagggcctgagcactgtccctggcttcttcccactcaaggctagcactctgccacttgagccacagcgccgcttctggccattttctgtatatgtggtgctggggaatcgaacctagggcctcgtgtatccgaggcaggcactcttgccactaggctatatccccagcccaaagaaatggatcttgtttttttttgtttgtttgttttgttttgccagtcctgggccttggactcagggcctgagcactgtccctggcttcctttttgctcaaggctagcactctgccacttgagccacagcgccacttctggccgttttctgtatatgtggtgctggggaatcgaacccagggcctcatgtatacgaggcaggcactcttgccactaggccatatccccagcccccacaccccTAAGTTTTTAGGAATCAGATTCCAGAATCATGGTTCACGCCAGTTAGATCCGAGAAACAGGAGAGATtcatttccacttaaccaccaaaaaggtgcaactggagatgtggttcaagtggtacagcagtagtcctgaagaaaaaaagacctcaaaaacaaaaaatgagactaCTTGAAggctttagttcaagccccagtttcaaCAAGCCCCCCAAAATTGACTTGAAAAACTATTTATGGAAAGCACAATCAGAAAGGAGAAACGCACATAATTCTCATTGACTATATAAGCTAAGTATGATAAAGTCCCCACACAATCTCTAGtctgttcatatttttaattttatattcagaaaattaaaacttaaattgAGATATTGAAATTCATAACTACTCTGTGTAAGTCATCACACCATAAATCACATCCACAGTTTTTCTCCAGATAATAAATTTGATGAAACACAAAACACTGAGGAacaaagcactgtccctgagctttgctgttCAAAGGTAGTATTGtatcactttgacccacagcaccacttcttgttttctggtggttagttgaagataagagtctcatggactctgtcaggaatggctttgaaccctaatcctcatatctcagcctcctggggagctaggattacagtcatgagccagaaGCACTGAGGTATTCTCAAGATATTAAACAAGATAGCTAGCACTTAAGACTTTCAAAGGCTGATAGAATGAAATCTCCAGTTTTGTTCTGTTCAGCAAACATCATCAGTTCAGCAAGATTTACTAATAATTAATCATTGCTTATGAAGAGTACTACAACAAATGTGCTGAAATGAACTGATATGGCTGGAAAGTGTCAGTACTTTTTCCATGATTCCTGCTGAAAATATCTTCCTTGAATTTCAATTgtcctctcattctttttttttttttggccagtcctggggcttggactcagggcctgagcactgttcctggcttctttttgctcaaggctagcactctgccacttgagccacagcgccacttctggccgttttctgtatatgtggtgctggggaatcgaacccagggcctcatgtatatgaggcagacactcttgccactaggccatatccccagaccctgtcccctcattctttaaatattttatttttactttaagaaCCActtacgggggctgggaatatggcctagtggtagagtgctcgcctcgtatacatgaagccctgggttcaaatccccagcaccacatatatagaaaacggccagaagtggcactgtgcctcaagtggtagagtgctagtgtacTATGGAGGTCAGATCGGCCCAGCTCCATCACTGTCCACATGGTAGGTTGCATTACCTGGCCTCTTGTCTTGATGGACATGCATGAATtcatagaggaagggaagtctcacccccaggtgatgggtattcctgaatccctagagacaggggtgggcattgGGCCTATAGGTTGCTGAAGCTGtgagtcaagtgcctgggactgggaaattcctgtgacccagcctccTAGGGTCAGGTCTACTCAGGAGTCCTTATGCCATGCCACCTGGCTCTTGTGTCCTGTCTCCACGGTGTCCTAAGTCAGCTCTTCATAGAAGGTGGATAGGTTTGTTGCTATGGTTTTTtatctctctggcctgtttcctcatagtattaagtgtatttgtgggcttgcAGGCTGCTAATGCTAGAATGAAAACTCCCAAGATTCGATCGTCCAGTATGTGGCctctcagataatttactatataacactagctgtgagcaaaagaagctcagggatagtgctcaggccctgagttcaagccccaggactagcaaaaaaacaaaattatgaaaatgatTATCTTAGGAAGCAAATTCAGACTGCTTTTATTGCCTCCTAGACGTTCATTCTCTTATGGTGCTAGTGATTTAGGAAATCGTGATTTCTGTCATTATTTATTTCACCCCAATGCATACACTCCAGTAAACCTCAAATTACATCTTTCATAATTATCTGCACTCTAAAAATAACAAGGTAAATGCCCCAACCATATGGctgtcacattttcctgatttacaGTTGGTCTCACGGGCAGTCACGCCATTCACTTGATGAAATACAGGTTTGAGAAGACTTTTGATTCCCGGTGTGCTGAAAACTCAGGGTTAGTTATGTCAGACCCACTGAATCCTAACCTTGGACTTTATTTTCACTTGTCGCAAGGATTCCATTTCGAGCACAAATCCTAGATTCTTTTTCAGCCATAAGCGCGCTGAGTGCCCCTGCCCTTGTGTGAACCCCACCAAAACCCTGTCACTTTGGGGACATCTCACCTGTCTGACCTGAACCCCCAATCATATAGTCAATAATTCCGGTAATAGCTGGTTTCAACCCGGCTCCCTTGGAATGTGAGCCGCCTCACCTTGGATGCTCCATCGGTCACTTTGCTCATCATCATCCTTGCCCAGAGAAATGGCTCATTCCCgcctccccttcccatcccattCTCCCAACCTTTGCCCATGTCCTCCTTGCTCCATCCCTCCTTGTAGTTTGGAAGTCCTAGAATGTGAACTCAATCTGCATTTCAGAGCTAGCTTTGCATTTAGGTGAAGAATCATCACctaaggcagacaggcagaacaAATCTCTCTTTTATTAATAGATTGCAAATGTTGCCAGTGATTTCAAGGGAGAAAAATCTGTTAGCTTTGCCGCAGTTCCTAATCTGTGTCACATGCTTGCTTAAAGCAGCCCCTTCTGTTCTCCCCATCTGCCTTCCCGTGGGTTTGGTCCGTTTCTGAGGAACCAGGGGCATCTCGTTCATTCACTCACTGGCTGTGTTGACTGTGCACCTGCCTCAGCTCCACTCAGCTTCTATCATTGTAAATAGCAGGCTCAGCCTTTCTTAATTTCAGTATCAGGCTTAGAGTCCCTCGGAGCAGGACAGGGTTTTGTGTTTACTTTGACATGGGCAGTGAGTTTGGACTTAGGGCTCTCCCCAGTGTGTACCCGCTGGTGGCTCAGCAGTTGTTTCTTCAAGCGGAAAGCTTCGTTGCACTTGGGACACTGGAAAGGTTTCTTGCACCTGCTACACTGGAAAGGCTTCTCGCCGATGTGAGTCCTGATGTGTTCTACCAGCTTGAAGCGCTTGGCGAAGCCCTTGCCGCACTTGCAGGAGAACGGCATCTCCCCTCCGTGCAGCAGCTGGTATGTCTTCATGTCAGCCCTGGCCTGGAAGCTCTTGCCGCAGACAGAACACTGCACGTGCCTCTCCCCGCTGTGCCGACCCAGGTGCCTGGTGAGGTGGGTCTGCCGGATGAAGCTCCTGGGGCACTGCAGGCACTGGAAGGGCTTttgagcactgtgtgtgtgctggtgatcCTGCAAGGCGCCCTTGCAGCGGAAGCTCTTGAGGCACTGCGGGCACTGGAAGGGCCTCTCCCCGCTGTGCATGTGCAGGTGGTTCCGCAGGGTACCCTTGAGGCGGAAGCTCTTAGAGCACTTGGGACACTGGAAGGGCCTCTCTCCGCTGTGAAGGCTCAGGTGGTACCGCAGGGTACACTTGAGgcggaagctcttggggcacttGGGACACTGGAATGGCCTCTCCCCGCTATGCAGGCGCAGGTGGTCCCGCAGGATATAGTTGAAGcagaagctcttggggcactTGGGACACTGGAAGGGCCTCTCCCCACTATGCAGGCGCAGGTGGTACCGCAAGGTACACTTGAGGCGAAAGCTCTTGGAGCACTGCGGGCACTGGAAGGGCCTCTCCCCGCTGTGCAGGCGCAGGTGCTCCTGGAGGTGACACCGCAGGGGGAAGGCGAGGCTGCACTCACTGCAGGGGAAGCGCCTGGGGTCTCTGTGCTTGCGCTGGTGGATGTACAGCTGGGTTCGCAGGCTGAAGCGCGCTTCACACTGGGCACAGTGGAAGGGCAGTGCGTCCTTGGACTGGTGCCCAGCGGGCCCCAAGTGCGAGGCGCGCATTCTGAAGGAGACATTCATTGGCTCCCATCCTGGGGGGGCACATCTGCGGCTTCGCCATGACACTGGCCTCTTTGCCCAGGGTGGGCTGTCCTTTGGGCTCCCAGTGCTGAGAAGGTCTGGGCGGGGCGCTGAGCCCTTGCCTGGAGGTGGTGAGCGGGAAAGGACCTGCTTGGGATGAGAGCACACCTTGCATTTCCGGCCTTGGATTGGACTATTCCTTTCAAGGCCAACCAAGTTTCTCAGAAAATACCGCTTCTGCTGTGAGCTCCTCCCACACACAGGGCACGGCTCTGGCCTCCGCCTCCTGGTCAGGTGGACTTGGCTGCCAGGTTTCCTCCCAGCACTACTCTCTGGGTACTTGGAGTGGCCCACTGGGTGCGTCCCTAAATGGTTTTTCTGCCCAAAGCTCTCTACACACACTGGGTGAGGACTTGGGAGACCCTGCCAGGAGGGGAGGCCCAGGGCTCTGTGACTTGGAATTCCCCCTTCTGCCACAGACACGCTAGAGCTGTGGGCTGCTGCGCCTGGAGCCAGGGTGTCAGGTCTCTGTGGGGTCACGAGGCTGAGGCCTTGCGGAGAGCTGAAGGAAacgtcttcccttcctcctaagaAGGGTCCAGAGGAGCCGTGGCCCTGCAAAGGATCTAATGGGAAATAACATTTAGTCTCTCCAGGTGTAGAGAATACTTTGAGCTTGCTGGCTTCTTGAAATCAAAAGTAAACCATTTATCTCCCAGTCTATGGCCTGACTAAAGGTAGCACATAGACTACCCCATCttagatacacacacatttaCTGTCCCAAGGTATGGAGAGTATAAGTTTCTAAAACAACACTCCTAACTACCATAGCTATATGTCATCTGTGTATTTTTGTGTCCCTAAGACCAGGCAGCAGGAAATGGCTTTATTCTTTTCATAGAATCCAGGGAGAGGGAAGCCATTTCGtcacaaagataaaaatgaactatCTTTTGATCTTTTAAATCTCCTACAACAAAATGACTGCTATTAGCAAGCTCTTACTGTGCCGAATCACTTAACACTGCATTAATTACTTTCATTAGCTTCTTTTGATACCTCAGGATGTGAAATATCAACAGCTTCTATCACCAGCCCACGCTTACTCAGAAAAAACAAGGTAAGATTCTAGCTCTAGATCCTAAGAACTATGCTTTAATGCCTTTCTCTACAATATACAAGACATCTTGCCTCAGGTCAGCCAAACAGGAAGACCAGATTATAGAAGGAAAACTAGGAAAGTTGAACATGCTATCTAAATATCAAGACCCTGGTTTCTTAGTACTCACCACCCAACAGCTGCTCTGTTACTGGATCAAAATGTGCCTCAGCAGAGGAATCCTTCACATTTCCTGGCTTCTGGGATTCTTCCCAGCTCCCAAAAGGCTCTCCTTCATGTTCAATCCAGAGTATTAGCTCCGGTTTAGGAAGATCAGCATCTGCACAGTGAAGTCAGACAGGGGAGCTTAGCCTCCTTGAGCACTACATTTAGACACACTGGGTTGTTTGAAATGTTTCTAGTTTCAAGTCCAagaactggcacacatacatttttttttcttgttgacattgttattcctagctactcaggaggctgagatcctgacaCCATTTTGAAGCCAGTTAAGTAAAAAGGTGAGAGACTCTATttcccaagtaaccaccaaaaagcagagtaTGAtgtgaaaagtccttgtgagttaGAATTTTGAGAAATTGCACTATCAAGTGCCAGCCTTCTTCCAGGATCCAACCTTTCTGAAGTGAAAGTCTTCTTACCTAGTGAGACCAGAGTCTCGTAATTGGTTCTCATGACATGCTTGTAGAGCTTCTTCTGCCATGTCTGCAGATGCTGCCATTCCTGCTTTGAGAAATAAATGGCCACGTCCTCAAAAGTCAGCGGTAACTGCAATATCAGACACAATGTAGACACAGTTAAGATTGCAGCAATcaccccccatctccctctcatCAACTgacttttctttaatgttttgccAATTTgtttccaatcctggggtttttaactcaggacctggggtctATCCTTGGGCCTTTATGTGCTCTaacttagtgctctaccacagcaccacctctggcttttcctgtgtatctggtactaaggaattgaacccagggcttcatgcatgccaggcatgcactctaccactaagccacattaccagccccccccccttttttttttttggccagtcctggggcttggactcagggcctgagcactgtccctgggttcttcttgctcaaggctagcactctgccacttgagccacagcgccatttctggccattttctgtatatgtggttctggggaatcgaacccagggcctcatgtatacgaggcaagcactcttgccactaggccatatccccagccccccagccctttttttaaaattaattaagtaattaatctTGGTTGGctatgaagcttgaactctgggcttggtgactgtccctgagtttttgcatTCAAAACTAACACTATACCACTATGAATTATCATACAACCTCCAGTTTTCTagtgttaattggacataagagttgcCCTAACTTttccaccagggctggcttcaaactacaatcttcacaagtcagcttccttcttttttttgccagtcctgggatttgaactcagggccttagtactgactctgacttctttttgctcaagggtagcacttgcccacttgagccacagcgcaacttctgccCTTTACTAtatagtggtgctgaggaatcaaacccatggtttttgtatacaagccaagcattcttgccacgaggccatattcccagcccatcttgaggattgtagttcaacgTTGAGGGAAAGAAAATTCCGGGAAAATCTTACACcaggtaactaccaaaaaaacagaagtggagctttgattTACTtggcagagcagcagccttgagcaataaaaacctgagggacagtggccagggcctgcgtccaagccccaggattagcatattttaaaaaacaatcttagaattgttatttggaaaatatccaagaagccacattttgaaggatggaaACTTGGAGTCTTTCTTAGTGCATTAGCAGTCTCCAGGCAGCCACTGGTTATAAAGCCTTGTGGCCCACTAATACCCTTAAcagtgtcaggaaacaggccagattGCAAAGACAGAACAAAAGGCATACTAACCAACCAATCTAGCTTCAATGGAGAGCTgagtgggacgccatggtgaccagaaaagACACAGGACACAGGCCTTGGCATGGCATCCTTGGGCATGAGCTGATCTCACCCTAAGTAGGTCAAGTCAAggagcagggtcacaggaagctcccagtcctggGCACTTGATTGACAGGCTCAGAAACTTAAGAGGCCAAGAGCCCACCGGGTCTAGGGATTGGGAAGCACCCAGCACCTGGGgacgggacttcccttcctttagATCTCCAGGCACGCCCAGCAAGAcaagaagccagacagggcaacCTGCCATGGgaccaatgatggcgctggccagatctgacctccacaccACAAAATAAATGATTACACGCTAAAGGACATCAGGAAATCAGCCACTCAGTTTCAACCAAACTCCAAATAACGAATCAGTGTGTCATCCCCACGGGTGTAGCTCTCTACTTCAACGGTGCCACACAATCTACGTGAGTCTATCCGGGCAGGCCATACTCTGCAACCCGAGGCCCGCCAAGACAGCATCCCTCAGGACGGCCACACATCTGGTTCTGAGGCCCAGTGGGATCTCAGACCTCCGGGTGCCGGGGCGAAGCGGGGACCCCGAGGCTGAGCCCAGACTCGTTCCGCGCTCGCCAGGGCCTGCGTGCTCTCCTCCCTCGGGGATCCCGGCGTGGTTTCCAGCTGTGGCCACGGTGGCGGCCGCCCGCTCCTGCCTGGGTTGAACCCCGGACCTCCGGACACGACCCCGGGGGACCTAGAACACCGCGTCCCGATGACGCCGGAACCCGGCGTCCGCACCGCAGCCCCTTACCAGAGTCTGCTCCGCCATGTTCCGCGGGTGCCACGGTCGGCTCGGCAGGATTCCCCAGGTGAACTCGGGTCACGCGGACTCAGCGCTTGCGCGGCGCAGGGTATGCTGGGAGGCGGCCTCGCGGGCGCGATCGCCCCCTGCCGGCGGGAGGTGTGGGCTCCCCCTGCGTCCCCTCGCAGAGGACCGCTTCACCACGAGCCGCACCTGTGAGGGATCCGGTC is a window of Perognathus longimembris pacificus isolate PPM17 chromosome 2, ASM2315922v1, whole genome shotgun sequence DNA encoding:
- the LOC125347282 gene encoding zinc finger protein 786-like isoform X3, producing MAEQTLLPLTFEDVAIYFSKQEWQHLQTWQKKLYKHVMRTNYETLVSLDADLPKPELILWIEHEGEPFGSWEESQKPGNVKDSSAEAHFDPVTEQLLGDPLQGHGSSGPFLGGREDVSFSSPQGLSLVTPQRPDTLAPGAAAHSSSVSVAEGGIPSHRALGLPSWQGLPSPHPVCVESFGQKNHLGTHPVGHSKYPESSAGRKPGSQVHLTRRRRPEPCPVCGRSSQQKRYFLRNLVGLERNSPIQGRKCKVCSHPKQVLSRSPPPGKGSAPRPDLLSTGSPKDSPPWAKRPVSWRSRRCAPPGWEPMNVSFRMRASHLGPAGHQSKDALPFHCAQCEARFSLRTQLYIHQRKHRDPRRFPCSECSLAFPLRCHLQEHLRLHSGERPFQCPQCSKSFRLKCTLRYHLRLHSGERPFQCPKCPKSFCFNYILRDHLRLHSGERPFQCPKCPKSFRLKCTLRYHLSLHSGERPFQCPKCSKSFRLKGTLRNHLHMHSGERPFQCPQCLKSFRCKGALQDHQHTHSAQKPFQCLQCPRSFIRQTHLTRHLGRHSGERHVQCSVCGKSFQARADMKTYQLLHGGEMPFSCKCGKGFAKRFKLVEHIRTHIGEKPFQCSRCKKPFQCPKCNEAFRLKKQLLSHQRVHTGESPKSKLTAHVKVNTKPCPAPRDSKPDTEIKKG